The genomic DNA GAAGACGAAGCGCGTTTTTGGCACCTGTTGGGCAATGAGCGGGAATAGGCGGTCGAACTGGGGCAGGTATTTGAACAGGGACTGCGGACAGAAGTAGAGGATTGCGTCTTCGGGCAACCCGAAATGGGCGCGGTCAAGATCGGGCAGTTCCCGTCTGAGCGGTTGGTAATGCACCGAGAGGTTGGGCAGTCGGATCAGGGTTTCGGTGTAGGCCGCATCCCCGTCCTCCGGTTCCATGAGTTCGCTGCTCAGGAAGTAGTCCATGGTGGGCAGGCCGGTGGTCATGGGGTGTCCCAGGGAAACGCATTGCACCGGGGCCAGCCTCAGTCCGGCCAGTTTGGCGCAGGTGGGGTCCATGCCGATGTCGGGATAGATGAGCACGTCCAGGCGATCCTCCTTGACGGACCGGCACAGGGCGTGGAAATCGTGCGGTTCCTGGCGGAAGGTGTCGAAGATATCCCTTGCTTCCGCAGTGCAGGGGTCTTCCTTGACACCCGTGTAGTAACCGAAGACCTCGAACCGTTCCCGGTCCAGGTGTTTGGCCCAGCCTCGGGTGGGAATCTTCCAGACCGAATGTTCGAACATGAACCCGGTGGCCATGCCTACCCGTATCCTTCCGGGTTTGCGTTCGGGGAAATCATTCGTGGCAAACTGCGGGTAGGCCGCGGCCATGATGCGGTGGACCAGCGCACCGTATTTCGCCTGCAAATCGCGGTCGTTTTTGCCCTGGTATGTCAGGTAGAAAGGTTGGTTCGCCCCGACCACTGTCGCGGCCTCGCGGATTTGTTCCGGGGTGTCCAGGGTGATGAAGGCGTCCAGTGCGGCCAAACCGAGTTCGTAGTTCTTTCGGGCCGTTTCGAGATCACTTTCCGACGCATAGTCCATTTCGAGCAGCCCGAAGCATTCGCCCCATCTGGGAGCCACGGCCATGGGAGCCTGTTTTCTGGCGAGCATGAAATGCTTCCTGGCCAATGCCATATCGCCCCGCGCCTGCCATGCATTGCCGAGATTGTAGAGGATGTCGGGAGAATCTGGGCTGGTGGCCACGGCCCTTTCCAGTGTTTCAACGGCCCGGATGGGCTTGCCTGCGGTCTTGAAGGCCACCCCCAGGTTGCACAGGATGTCCGGGGCGTCGGGAGACAGGATTAGGGCTTGTTCGAACCATGCGACGGCCTCCGTGGTCTTTCCAAGGGCCAGGTGAACATTGCCCAGTCCGGCCAGGCCGTCGGGAGATTCGGGATTCAGGGCCAGTGCCGTGCGGTGCGCTTTTTCTGCCTCGGCCATGTCGCCCAGCTCGAAGTGTATGCCTCCCATTGCGTTCAGGGCATCGGGGTCGCCGGGCGCAGCGTCCACGGCCGTTTGATATGCCGCGAGCGCCTCTCTGAAAGCACCAGTCTGTTGCAGGGCCAGGCCGAGATACAGGGCTGCATCCCCGAGTCCCGGATCAGCGGCGAGCGCCTCTTTGTACAGGGGAATGGCCTTGTCCGGGCAGCCTGCCTGAT from Pseudodesulfovibrio sp. S3 includes the following:
- a CDS encoding glycosyltransferase family 41 protein — its product is MDARTLLSHAVRHHQAGCPDKAIPLYKEALAADPGLGDAALYLGLALQQTGAFREALAAYQTAVDAAPGDPDALNAMGGIHFELGDMAEAEKAHRTALALNPESPDGLAGLGNVHLALGKTTEAVAWFEQALILSPDAPDILCNLGVAFKTAGKPIRAVETLERAVATSPDSPDILYNLGNAWQARGDMALARKHFMLARKQAPMAVAPRWGECFGLLEMDYASESDLETARKNYELGLAALDAFITLDTPEQIREAATVVGANQPFYLTYQGKNDRDLQAKYGALVHRIMAAAYPQFATNDFPERKPGRIRVGMATGFMFEHSVWKIPTRGWAKHLDRERFEVFGYYTGVKEDPCTAEARDIFDTFRQEPHDFHALCRSVKEDRLDVLIYPDIGMDPTCAKLAGLRLAPVQCVSLGHPMTTGLPTMDYFLSSELMEPEDGDAAYTETLIRLPNLSVHYQPLRRELPDLDRAHFGLPEDAILYFCPQSLFKYLPQFDRLFPLIAQQVPKTRFVFIENGHADRLNQRFLARLARIFSEHGIRAGDHVIMLPYQTPEAYRALNTLCDVFLDSIKWSGFNSTVEACHAGLPGITWPQGMMRGRHSRAVYTMMGMDESIAASFADYLGLAVRMGTDATFRQAMRSKLEKNRSHIFGDVEAVRGLEAFIEKVVA